The sequence GGGAAGAAGGTCGAGAGAGTTCTTGTCTCTCTTTCCTTTCTCGCTTCCTCCGCTCGCCTGGCAGGTGAACCCGACGAGAGTTTCCCTGGGGTGGCCTAAAGTACTCCTAAAATGAGGGGGCTTTCTCCCGGACCCAGTTCCTAGTCTCTCTCCCCACTCGCCTGACTCTTACCAACGGAGTTTGTCCCCCATTTCCGCTGTTTCTGGGTAACAAGTTGTGTGACCCCCGCCCCGCCTTTTAGCATACCACACTTATCAGCTCCAGTCTAGAGTGtcaattttcatttatttctgtCTTGACTCGTTCCTTCttgtgtttaattgttttaattatccCATTACCTTTATTTACTGCTTTTTCATACACAAAGCGTTTATACTTTGTTCTGGCGTGTTGAGGGTTTGGAAGTTGTTAAGTACTGGAGAAGCGCGTGCGTGAGTTAATGCTTCTTATTTAAGTGAGAATATTTATGACGAGGAAAGGGAGGTTGAAGCTTTGGGAAGTGTTTTAAATACTGCTCTGTAGCCTGGCCCTCTCAAGTTTTTATTTAGAAGTAATCCTTCACTGAGCTCAGTAGAGCCTGCTCCCAAGTAAACACgtgtaggattgcaacctacTTCATGCTAGAGCTGTAGTGTTTGTGATTATTCTCATAGTAGATATTTATAAAACCATGTGTAATGTGGAAAAACTGGATATGAGGCTTGTCTTGAAAGCCAATTTCTTTGAATGTTGCAAATAATTCCCCTGCTGTCCCCTAACACTGTATTATCTAATTCAGTTGACTGGCAGTAGATTcagacagaccaaagaaagtgtTTCTTCACACAATGTATAATAAATATATAGAATTGACTACTACAAGATGTGCCAATAGGCACTGGCTTAGGTGTCCTTAAGTGGGGAATGGACCAGTTTGCGTCGTATTCAGTGACAGTATGCCACTAAATACAGTTGCTGGGGGTAAAGAAGTACTATTGTTCTCATGCATTGTTCGTGTCTGACTCGCCACTGTTGGAAATGGAATGCACAATTAGATGAATCTTTGCCCCAATTCAGCTATTCTGCTTTTCACTGAGGGTCTGATAATGTTATGTCTCTGTTGGAAGCAGGACTACATGAAGAAGGGATACGGTAGGGAGGAGGAGATGAGTAAAGGGAAATCTCACAATGCCAAATCTCAGATCTTATCAGGAAATTATTAAGTTTAATACATTGTTGTAAAACAATTCGCACCCCACTTGCACTGTTAGCATTGGATATTTAAAAGGCTTTTGACTGTTGGATCATAATATTTGCTAGAAGTGGTTCAAATAAGGAGATTTGGCTCTAAACTTACACATACTATCCAACAGATTTATTATACCTGTTATGCTAAAATTAAGAGTCAATATAGAATCAAAACAAATATCATTGGGTCGGGGGACGAAGCAAGGATGTCAGTTATCCCCACTGCTTTTTATTTTAGCTATTGAACCACTGGCAATTAACTTACAAAATAATTCAGACATTCAAGGGATATGTAAGGTATATGAATACCTACTGGGACTGTGCACTGATGACATGATGATAACTACCACAACACCACTAGAAACAGTGTCACTATTGCTTTCTGAATTAGAAGCATTTAAAAGGGTAACAGGACATCCAGTAAATTTTAAGAAGTCAAGAGTTCGGGGATGTCTCACCAAAACACCAAACAGCTCTTTCTAAGTAATTAAATATCCCcgtatgtcataataaatttagATATCTGGGCATCCAAATTACTAAAAAAATAAGCTAGTTTGGGTTAATTATGGCCCTATATGGCATCAAATTACAAAAGATACAGTTTTATGGAAGAAACTTAAACTCTCTTTGATGGATAGAATCATAGGTATAAAAAGGATGGCACTACCTAAATGAGCATATCTGTTTCAAACCTTACTTATTTGAATCCCCCTTAAACAGCTGTATCTATGTCAGAGAAAACTAGAATCACTTATGTTTGAATCTAAGAAACTACAGCTTTAGAGAACATTGTCATATAAGCACTCCATGAATGGCAGATGGGCAATCCTAAATATTCCCTTGTGTTATAAGGCATATCCACTGAAACACATGGTCCCAAATATCAATTATGATAACACTAAACAGTGGTGCACTTAGAACAATGTGGGATAGATGGAATTCCCTTAATGGTttatcccattttttaaaattatatttaggAACCTGCCGagtgttaaaaacagatttatcaTTTAAAGTCTGAAGAGCAGGGTGACAGTATTAATGCCAGCATACTCCCCTCTGATCTCCATGATTTACCATCCGACAGGCCACAGAATATTCATGATTGGGAAGTGAAAAAGTTATGTAGGATGtgtaatttttataaaaacaatatTCCATTGACTAAATGAGATGCTAGTGACATTCTGCAGGAAATCTCAATCCCATGGTTATTCTGGAATCAAATTTCATCTTTCGTAGTGACAGCAGCTGTAAAAGCAGCTGCAAACAGACAGTAACTGCGTGGGGACAGTTAAGGGAAGCATCACCTAATTCAAGGGGCCAGGTTTCTCGTACATATATAAAATGTTAACAGATACTACTTCAGGTACAACGCAAGACTTAAAGGTTGGCTGGGAGCaggttttaaaaatacaaattgatTATAAGGCTTGGAAAGTTATCTGGATAAAAACACTCTTCATATCAGTATCAGCACAGAATAAAGGGACAATTCTTAAATTGGTGCATAAGTGGTACCCAGGAAGCTTGAACATGTCACTGGAACATATTCAGCAAAATGCTGGAGGGGCTGCACCTCAATTGGAATATATTTCCACATGTGGTGGGACTGTAAGAAAATACAGGATTTCTGGAACACAGTTTTCTTGGAAATCAAAATAATTACTAACCAAGATGTTAAGATGACACCTCAATTAGCCCTCCTAAATTTGTTTATGGAGCAAAACTTGGATTTAATGAATAAGGACCTAATAAGCCATTTGCTCACTGCAGCCAGGGTAATTATAGCCAGGACATGGAAAGAGCTCTTGGGAGCCATGCTGGAATCATGGTACCACCAAGTGTGGCATATAGCATAACTCGTAAAGCTTGCCCATAACATAAAAATTATAAATGAACAAAGAAGTTATGGTGTATTTATGGCAAAATGGCATCATTTTATTGTTTGCATGAATGTACATGGTCAGGCTCCACCAGCAGCCTACATACAACTGGCAAACGTGAACCAGGACACATTTGATTCATTGAAGCTTCTTACATCCATGCCCAGGCTTGCAGAGAGAAGCagataatgaaataataaatacctCCCATGTAGAAGTAATATAAAAGAAACTAGTCAGATCCTCTTAAAGGATCATttccaaaaataattgggagaacAGCAGGTTTAATGATATTCTCTGATATGATTTTCAGTATACTACTTTCCACCTTTGTGTGTATATTTCTTTGTTTCTCTTCTATTTCCTGTATCCCATCCCCAGCAGAATGCTTTTATTGCgggtttttaattggttttattacaTTGAAAATTGACAACtataaagacttttaaaaaaattaaagacaaAAAGTAGTGGTAATGAAGCAAAGAGTTTAACACTTTTAAAACTTGTGTGTGTAAGCTTTTAACTTCAGGTCCTCTGGAATTAAAATTCCAAATAAAGCTTTTACAGCCTCATCTTCTCCATCATAACAACTATGTTAGGTGGGTCACCACTCATTGCTTCTGTATATCTATCTTGGTACCTAATTTAAAATTGTAAGGGCTTCCTTGGTAGTGTAGTCAGAGCAGTCAGGAATGGCCATCTCATTTTTTCAAGTCCGCTGCTTCTGCAATTACTGGGAGCACCTACTATATGCTGTTGATTTGAAAGAAAAGATTTTAATGCATGTTTCTATAGACTGACCATTTCAATCTACATTAGATATTATGAACACAGAAGCAGGGAACAGTGGTTAATTAACCTAAAACTAGCATTGCTATTGTGTCACCATTATCTCCTAGTCATCACACTAGAAATGGCTAGTCTGTACTCTTGCAAGGATTGTGTGAGACAGTGTCACCCAGCAAATAATTCATTGATTTCTGTGTTGACATATTTGTTGTCAACTTATTATGTGCCAACTATTTTGAAACAGTGGTGTCTAATCATTTAACTAACGAAGAtcctctagaacagtggttcccaacctttttttcccatggaccacttgaaaattgctgagggtcttggtagaacacttaatgatttttctacctgttgtggAAATTATACtgtactgtgctaggtgctgtatgatttttaattgtattttattgcttcttttattatgttgtatgttattttgtggagagccagtgtggcatagtggttaaggtgttgcactacCACCTGGGACACCGTGGTTCGAATCCCCGTATAGCCatcaaactcactgggtgaccttgggccagtcactgcctcttagcctcagagggaggcaatggtaaaccccttcttaataccgcttaccgtgaaagccctatttgtagggtcaccataagttgggatcgacttgaaggcagtccatttcatttcatttcatgttattttgtattacaatgtgcattccatagaatgcacattataatacagtaaaatgcaatataagaaaaaagaagcaataaaaatacagttaaaagtcagtatgaatatttaacatggacatgctgcagaccacttgaatgaagctcacagaccactgatggtccatagACCGCAATTTGGAAACCTCTGCTCTACAAGAAGTTTATCCAAATTTTCCTTTTTATTGAAGGTGTACCTACCCTGAAAGTCCTAGTTTACCTGCAGGGAGTGTGAAGTGATGGATTAAAGAAAAGCATAGCAAATGAATATTAATTTTGTCATGTAAGAATGGAACGCAGAAGCATTTGCTAGTACCTTAAATTTTGAATGTTTAAAGGCCCATGTACAAAGACCACAGAAGCAGTTTGAAGATAACAGTCCTGAATAACCTCTTCCTTTTATGTTAGGGCAGCATCCTTCAGTGTTAATCACCTATTGAGCACCCCACTTCAGCCTGATCATTGGTCTTCAACTGGAGGGGACACCATGCCCCAACCTAATATGGATGGCTCCACAACCTCCACCTCCctcccgtctctctctctctctctctctctctctctctctctctctctcttccgaggaggaggaggaggaggaggatgggttgAGAAGCGGGAAAGGGTGGTTATTACCAGAAGCAAAAGAGGAGAGAACATTTTTCCTTGAAAAATTATACTGATGAGGGGATGTTGAAAGTACATGAGCCCTGGCTGTCTTTGCTTCTGCTCTGCATAGGcagaaaaggagagagacaaACTAAAGATGGGTCTCCTGAGAATTTCAGATGGATTCCCATTCTGAAAAAATTACTACTAATGATCCGCATTATAGTGCATGGTAGTGTACTGCTAACTTAAAGCAGGagcacacaaaacacacactgtCAAATGTAGCAGATGAATAGTAAGATTCTTATCCAAGTTCCTAATTGTTTCAGCCTATCCTctagtggtctgtggaccacctgtGGCTTGCAAGCTTTGTTCGGATGGTCTGGCATGCCTGTGAATTTggagttgaagatgggagatggcatatCTATCACATTtaatattcattttgatttttaattatattgttattgctgcttttatttattttattgtcttaCAATATGGATTGTATGGAATTGTTGTATCAAGTGGTGTTCAGATCAATGGCACTGTAAAGCATAGTATGCTGATTTCTCTGTGTGGTTAAGCAGGGTGTGTGTTCCTAATCATacgaacataagagcctgctggatcaggccaatggcccatttagtccagtatcctgttctcacagtggccaaccagttgcccatgagaaacctgcaagcaggacctgagtgcaaagtgcATTCTCCCATTCTGGaggttccagcaactggcatttggaagcatactgcctccatctgGCATCCTATCGTAGTTGCTGCCTTGTGGTACTTGTGACTTTGGACAAGTTTACAAACTAGGTATACACTTTTAACATCGGAGTCAATTTTAGGGCTCTCCTTCAGTGtgaaatatatataatttatttttccAAGGATTATTAGCCATCTGGGAATACTGATTTATGTGCCGAGTATGATGTGAGAGGTGGAAAGGGAACCAGAATTGCTTTGGGGGAAGGGTGTGTACAGGTACAGAATTTTGCTTCACATCCTGAAAAACCTTCACCTAATAGTGTTGGGGAGTTTTTCCTTATTCTGATCTATTCCTAGAGTACATTATGACATATGCATACAATGACATCATGATGCCTGAGCATGGTACCCCACTGCCGTGTCTAGACTTGGGTACATTGAGTTCTTGGCCCCGTATCCAGTGGCATCACACAGATTAGATTCCAGTAAATAGCCTTGTGGTCTCTATTGCCCTCTCACTCTTTCTATAGGTTTTCCATCTTATTTAGAGTTATGCTTACCagccgaaaggatagcagaagTCAAATGAttgtgtatatatttctgtatatatttctgtatatattgttTCTCTCATTGGGCACTTTGTAAATTGGTCCCAAATATTTTTTTGCTACAACCTTCAGAAAGTTTCAGGACACTTATTTCTGCTTTGCTTATAATTAAAGAATAGTCTGAAAATCCCGCTTAGCATATGCGATAATATTGTGACTGGTAGATTAGTGTGTGGCTAATGTATTTTGGCTAATCTGAAATAAATAGGTGACTGTTACAGTGGTCAAACATTGCAGGTCATGAGCTATAACCTGAGCAGTGTCCCTTACCTTAACCCACTCTAAAGTTTTAGCACGTTCAGTTTACTGGAAGTGAGCATACGCTATTGAAAGAAGTGTTTGTTCTTGTGAAAGTAGCATTCTTGTCAGCAAGACTGGAGCAGGAGATGATACTCATATAAAGTGTTTGGGATTCATTTGCGGTAGATGTTGATTAGCTAATGAATAGAAATATGGCAAAAGGGAGAGCTAAGGGGCAGAGTTAAAGTATCTCTTCTGTAAGATAGTTATATTATTATGAAGGAGAATGCTTGAGGGAgaaagtttaataataataataataataatttaatttctgtgtcgcctatctggccaatggccactctaggcgacgtacatgtagcagttaaaacacaatatgataaaatacaataatacaataaaaacaatacagcagcaacaacagcactaatgcagggtaagaggcatttcagtcataacaatttaccctccccggaaatcccaaaggcctgttgaaagagccaggtctttaaggctttacggaatacatttagggaagaggcatgccgtagatcttgtgggagggagttccagagtgtgggggccgccactgagaatgccctctctctagttcccgccaatctagctgtttttgtcggcgggattgagagaaggccctgtgtggctgatcttgccgggcggcataattggtggtgttgaaggcgctcctttagataaactgggccgagaccgtatagggatttaaaggttaataccaacaccttgaattgggcccggaagacaactggaagtcagtgtagatcgaacaacactggtgtgatgtgatcccggcggcgactgttcataagtagtcgagctgccgcattttgtataagttgtagtttctggaccgttttcaagggtaaccccatgtagagcgcattacagtaatccaaacgagaggtgaccagggcgtgtactacctgtgggagctgatgaacaggaaggtagggttgcagccttcgtataaggtgtagttgataccaggctgcccggctcactgccgaaatctgagcctccatggacagcttggaatcaagtacaaccccaaggctgcggacctggtctttcaggggtaaactcaccccattgaacctcaggtcaacatctcccaaccttctcttgtcccccacgagcagcacctcggtcttatcagggttcaacttcagcttgttccttcccatccatccactcacggattccaggcacttggacaaggtcccacagccaactctggtgaagatttaaatgagagatagagctgagtgtcatccacatattggtgacactgcagcccaaatctcctaatgattgtccccagcggcttcatgtaaatgttaaatagcatgggagagaggatagaaccctgtggcacaccacaattgagaggccaagggtctgagacctcctcccccaatgatacctgttggtgcctatcggagagaaaggagcggaaccactgtaatacagtgcctccaattcccgatccctccaggcgatgtaacaggatactgtggtcaacagtatcaaaagccgctgagagatcgaggaggacaagaaaggtgaattctcccctatctaatgccctcctcaaatcatctaccagagcgaccaaggctgtttcagttccgtgaccagtcctgaaacccaattggtttAGACAATGTGTACTGTTAGATGGCCAATATTCTAATGTTATGGATCTGAATTAGGTATTATATATACCAGCCCTAATTGCTTTACTACTGtttctctcaccaccaccacccattttgaGCAATAAGTTTAAGGGAACTTGTATGCATTTTAGCCTCTTGTGAGTCATATTCATTTCCAAAAGTGTATGCAAATTCATTTTCTGAGAACTGACTATTTTTGACCTATTGTCTTCCTCATGCAGTATGAGAAGCAGGCatcaagataaatattttctaatCCTACCGGTGGTGCCATTTTCTTTTGTTAGGGTTGCTCCACCTGCAACTGGAGCCGTCATGGAGAAAAGTGGGAACATTCAGTTGGAGATTCCTGACTTCAGCAATTCTGTTCTGAGCCACCTCAACCAGCTGCGCATGCAGGGCCGGCTGTGTGACATTGTGGTCAATGTGCAGGGCCAGGCATTCAGGGCACACAAGGTAGTGCTGGCTGCCAGCTCGCCTTACTTCCGGGACCACATGTCACTCAACGAGATGAGCACCGTCTCCATCTCTGTCATCAAGAACCCCACTGTCTTTGAGCAACTGCTCTCTTTCTGCTACACTGGGCGGATATGCCTCCAGTTGGCTGATATCATAAGCTACCTGACTGCAGCCAGTTTTCTGCAGATGCAACATATTATAGACAAGTGTACACAGATCTTGGAGGGCATTCATTTCAAAATTAATGTGGCTGAGGTTGAAGCAGAATTGAGCCAAACAAGGGCAAAGCATCAAGAACGGCCTCCAGAATCTCATCGGGCTTCCCCATCTCTGAATCGCTCTTTGAGTCCACACCACAGCACCCCAAAAGGAAGCCGAATGGGCCAGGTCAGCACCGTGCTGGACATTCGGGAACTTAGTCCTCCTGAGGAGTCTACAAGCCCTCAGATAATTGAACAGAGCTCAGATGTGGAGAGCAGGGAGCCCATACTGAGGATTAATAGGGCAGGTCAGTGGTATGTGGAGACGGGAGTGGCAGACCATGGTGGGCAGGGTGATGATGATGTCAAAGTTCTTGGAGCAGTACGAATCAAAACAGAAAACCTGGAGGAGTGGCTGGGGACAGAAAATCAGCcatctggagaagatggaagcagtgCTGAGGAGGTCACCGCCATGGTAATTGATACTACAGGCCATGGATCAATGGGACAGGAAAGTTACACTTTAGGCTCATCAGGAGCAAAAGTGGCCAGGCCAACCAGCACTGAGATTGACAGGTGAGACTgtctattattattacttttttaataCTGATTTTCTTCCGAGAGTGCTCTGGGCAATGTGCAAGCACCATAATTCCTGCTGTCTAGAGCTTACAGTCCAAAGAAGTCACAGGGGACAAGGCATGATAAAAGGGACTGATGTTACAGTTTGCAGAGAAAACAGCAGAATGTGCAGAAATGATGAATTGGGCAGTCAGAGGGTATTCTAGAATATGGTGATGAGATTCCATCCCTCAGTTAGGTTTCACATAATCTCCAGAGTGGAATTTGATCTACCCCAGCAGATATATGTTCTATCCATTTCCTATGGTATTGCTTTTGAAAGGAAATCGGATGCTATGAAGGGTTTATCTTCTTCATGTTCCTATTTCTGGAAATTGCTAATAAGTCCCTAACATTCACTGATAgattactcaccttttctcagaAGTGGTTTCTATGGTAAGACTTCAACACCTCTTGTACACAATCTAATATGTTTTTGAGATGTGTCACATATTGCCTGGCCTCCCTaggtttgtatttatttatatcttaaCTGGATTTGATCTAAACTAAAGTAATAATTTCCAATCTATCTTTTTGTAGCCTGTTCTACCCTGAAGGCTCTAAGTGGGTAACTAATTTTTGTAACATACATGTATTCAGAATACAGattcaaaatataaaaacatgctaaaaatcTCAGCCAAAAAAGTTGCACAGGGGTGAGATGGATCACTTAAGGGAAGGCAATTCTGTAGCTGTGAGCCAGTCACTGGTTCAGCTTAGGCATCGTACCAATTCGTAGTTTTGAGCTGCTTTCCTGCTTTCTTCTTCCATTTGCACAGCTGTCTGATCTGTAGGTACAGTGGCCTCTGAAGATGGAGCAGGGGCTGTAACTAGGATTTGTCAATGCAGACATCACACCAAACCATAGTTAGTACAAGTTATGgttttcaaaccatggtttgtctaTTGAGATATGGTGAATTTTCTATGGTTAAGCTTCTTTAATATGATTTGGCAGAATGTCTAAATTGAGCCTTTTTGTTTGCATAGTGTTCTTACTTGAAACAGAAATAGTAACACTGTGAGAGTACTCTTGGCTCCTCTTGTAGAAGAGGTGGTCACTGAGGTTCATGTGTCAGACATACCAGTAAGTATAACAAAAGTGATTTCTGTCTTGAACAGAGATTTGCATAGTAATAGTGttcactgtgaatttctccttgagTGAATAGGCCTGAGACAGTTCATCCTCTCTTCTTGTCCTAACTACTCTTCTTGCCCCCAGGAAGCTACGTTGCTTCTTAAACCTTCTGGGTACATTTGTAAGTTGCTGGGTTGCCTTAACATATCTTCATTGGCAACACAGAAGTAactttattaacaacaacaaatctgatGTTATGACTAATATTTTTGAACAGAtcttctgtttctcatttctttTGTTCCAGATATTATTATATTGCCCAAATATCCATTAATCTCTATTTCCATTCACAGATTTAGCCCTTCTGGTAG comes from Rhineura floridana isolate rRhiFlo1 chromosome 6, rRhiFlo1.hap2, whole genome shotgun sequence and encodes:
- the ZBTB37 gene encoding zinc finger and BTB domain-containing protein 37 isoform X1 gives rise to the protein MEKSGNIQLEIPDFSNSVLSHLNQLRMQGRLCDIVVNVQGQAFRAHKVVLAASSPYFRDHMSLNEMSTVSISVIKNPTVFEQLLSFCYTGRICLQLADIISYLTAASFLQMQHIIDKCTQILEGIHFKINVAEVEAELSQTRAKHQERPPESHRASPSLNRSLSPHHSTPKGSRMGQVSTVLDIRELSPPEESTSPQIIEQSSDVESREPILRINRAGQWYVETGVADHGGQGDDDVKVLGAVRIKTENLEEWLGTENQPSGEDGSSAEEVTAMVIDTTGHGSMGQESYTLGSSGAKVARPTSTEIDRFSPSGSVVTVNERYRSKSESPWRMDEPKQPSSQVEESAIVGVSGYVEYLREQEVSERWFRYNPRLTCIYCAKSFNQKGSLDRHMRLHMGITPFVCRMCGKKYTRKDQLEYHIRKHTGNKPFHCHVCGKSFPFQAILNQHFRKNHPGCMPLEGPHSISPETTVTSRGQAEEESPLQEEISLVGETAQGSVSTTGPD
- the ZBTB37 gene encoding zinc finger and BTB domain-containing protein 37 isoform X2, translating into MEKSGNIQLEIPDFSNSVLSHLNQLRMQGRLCDIVVNVQGQAFRAHKVVLAASSPYFRDHMSLNEMSTVSISVIKNPTVFEQLLSFCYTGRICLQLADIISYLTAASFLQMQHIIDKCTQILEGIHFKINVAEVEAELSQTRAKHQERPPESHRASPSLNRSLSPHHSTPKGSRMGQVSTVLDIRELSPPEESTSPQIIEQSSDVESREPILRINRAGQWYVETGVADHGGQGDDDVKVLGAVRIKTENLEEWLGTENQPSGEDGSSAEEVTAMVIDTTGHGSMGQESYTLGSSGAKVARPTSTEIDRFSPSGSVVTVNERYRSKSESPWRMDEPKQPSSQVEESAIVGVSGYVEYLREQEVSERWFRYNPRLTCIYCAKSFNQKGSLDRHMRLHMADPVVLWAVEV
- the ZBTB37 gene encoding zinc finger and BTB domain-containing protein 37 isoform X3, whose product is MEKSGNIQLEIPDFSNSVLSHLNQLRMQGRLCDIVVNVQGQAFRAHKVVLAASSPYFRDHMSLNEMSTVSISVIKNPTVFEQLLSFCYTGRICLQLADIISYLTAASFLQMQHIIDKCTQILEGIHFKINVAEVEAELSQTRAKHQERPPESHRASPSLNRSLSPHHSTPKGSRMGQVSTVLDIRELSPPEESTSPQIIEQSSDVESREPILRINRAGQWYVETGVADHGGQGDDDVKVLGAVRIKTENLEEWLGTENQPSGEDGSSAEEVTAMVIDTTGHGSMGQESYTLGSSGAKVARPTSTEIDRFSPSGSVVTVNERYRSKSESPWRMDEPKQPSSQQPG